The Vicugna pacos chromosome 32, VicPac4, whole genome shotgun sequence genomic sequence AACGGCTTCTCCTTCGGCAAGACTTGTGAAGTGGAATCGTTCCATGGTCTGTTGTTCCAAGTTCCAGATTGAAAATAAAAGCCCTAGTTTTTGTAAAAGTCTTTTACCCTCCCCTGCcatgtcccctcccacccccaccccgtatTTACAGGCTTGTCCTTGGACTAACTCAGTTTTTGCAGGAGTTTTTCTTCCACTTGCCCGAACTGGACACTAACAGACATTTCAGCTATGAACTGCTCACAGCCTTCCTTGGTAACTTGCTTGCAGTACCTCAGGTCAATATGACAGATATTTCCACAGCGTTTGAAGAAGGACAGGCACTGGTCAGTGACCTTATTGCAGTCTGCGGGGAAGAGGACACAGCGTGAGGTGGAGGAAGCGCGGAGGTGAgccccactgccctccccaggccctcAGCAACTTAAAAGCTCTTTTCAAATGGGCAGGGCTTCCACCTGCCTGGAACCAGGTTCACAAGTGCTTGAAAAAAAGTTCCCACGTTCCAAGTGAAACTCCTTAGAATTTTACCACACAGCCTCCTCTGCATGTCTACATTCTCACACCAACAGGTCTCCTGTCTGGTTTTACAGGAGAGGATCACACAGCATCGGAAAATAGCTTGCCTTTCCCATTTAATACCTTACTCCCGGAGGGAGAGACAGGGGACAGTGAACACCTGCGTGGCCATCCTGGGGCCCCCTGCTCACTGGGCACCAGCGCTTTAGACGGGGCATGGCGTGCGGGCCAGCCCTTCACTGTTGACCTGAAACCTGTGCAGGAGCCCCGTGTGCTAGAGGGGCCGCAGAGGGTCCAGAGAGCAAAACCAGAATCTCAAACCCTCCCCTGTGGATGCACTTCAACCGTGTATGTCCATCTACGTGCACTTGGCTTCTGTCGTCCTCTTTACTTGTGGAACTGAACCCGGTCAGTTCTGCAGTGCCAGTTAGCGTCTGAGGCTCAGAGTTCCCCCACACTGAGCCGGGTGAGTCCTTGATTTCTGCAGTATTAAGCCTGAGACCTCTGCTTGTCATCACTAGTGTCCACACTTCCATTCTGCTATTAAGTTGAGCAGGAATACAAACAGGAAGGGCACACTGCGATCACACGTACGAGGCCTGTGCCGGCTCCGGCCTGCCAGAGTCCCCCCAGCTTAGGGGTTGGCGAGAGGAAGCCCAGCCCCAGAACCACACAAGTCACCAAAGAGCGGACCACCTCGATCCGGGGAGACCCTTCAAACGCTCTCCGCAGGTCTGCACGGAGTCTGTGCACAGAAGCTCACAGAGTGCGGGATACACCTTTCAGGCACCGTGTAAAGGCAGCATCCACGAACATGGACCAAGGTCATGGAAAGCTGTCCGCCTCCCGTCACTGCCACTAACAGATGAAGACAGATGGGAAAGCAACAAGGATGCTGCCAAAGAGATGATCTGAGGAGGACCCCTCAGTTTTTCTAAGGGTCTCCCTTCGTGTTGTAATTAATGTCTCAAATGCTAACCCCCCTTTATAATCTTACCGCAGGCAAGTGATGAAGGATGTGTAACATCCTATAAGGGGAGGGAAGGTAAAGCTAGAAGATTGAGGATGGAGTGACCCAAAGCAGGCCCCCAAGGGTTACAGAAATGGCAGCGGGCAGAGGGGCGTGGGGGCCATCCCGCCACCTGCATCTGCTCTGACAGCGGCGGTCCCACTGCTGGGGACATGACACTGCGCTGTGTCACAGCAGAAGATGTGCCAAGTGTGTACATGGTGTGCAccggaaacaaaagagaaaagatacaaattttatcaaaattaaaaacttgtgcacaaaggacactatcaagagtgAGAAAGACAATAGGATGGgtgaaagtatttgcaaatcatgtctcTGGTAAAGGAGTAACAGctagaatgtataaagaactcccaAAAGTCAACAAGAGAAAAACCTGATGGAAAAGCGGGCAAAGGACATGAGTAGAAAGTTTCTTCAAAGATGTACTGAAGGCAAATAAGCAAATgcaaagatgctcagcatcactagtcattaCGGAAAGTGAAGTCAAAACCACACTGAAATCATACCCCttagaatggctattaaaaataacCCAGAAAATAAGCAttagcaaggatgcagagaaactggagccCTTTGTGCTGTAAGTGGGAAGGTAAAACAGTGCGGCTGCTACTCAAAACAATACAGTAGTTCCTCAAAAACCCTGGACACAGAATTACCACATGGCCCAGCTGAGTCTCAGGGTACACACCCAAACAATTAGCACAcccatgttcaaagcagcattactCTCaaccaaaagatggaagcaactcCAGTGTCTGTCAGAATACGTTTCAGCTTTATAAAAGGGAGGGAATTCTGACCCGTGCTGTACTacggatgaaccctgaggacattacATTAAGTAAAGTCAGTCAGTCACACAAGAAACTACTGCATGATCCCACTTATGTGAGGTACCCAGAAAGTGGAACCGTGGTTGCCACGGTGGGAGGACAAAGGGAGGGGGAGCTACTGTGTAGCAGGACCCAGTTCCTGACGGGGTGAAGAGGACCTTCTGGGGACGAGGGTGGCGGTGGCTGCACAACAACGTGTATGTCCTTAATGCCAGTGAACTGTGCACTGAAAGATGGTTagagtggtaaattttatgttacttgTATCTCAccataataaaaaacaattttttaaaaaaattacagaagctATGAAGGGGTAACAATTCAGTAGACTGAGGAGACTTAACCCCAAACTGGCTTAAGGGAAAGCGGAGAAGCAGATTTAGTCTACAGAAGACCTCACAGGTTGAGGTGCTGGAAGCAACAGGGACCCTGGAAGTGGGGTTGGAGATGGACAGACAAGTTAAAACCTGTTTAAAAAGCAGTAAGAGGCAGAGACTCCCTTCCCCAGCAGAAGAGGGGAGCTGTGTCTGGGCAAGAGAAGGGCTCTAGGCCGGGCGCCACCAGGCAACCGTGCAAGGTAGGGGCGCCCTCCCACAGACAGGGCTTACAGGAAAAGTTACCTGCTGCCTGTTGAGGCCCCAGCTTCCTTCCCTGCCAAGCTCTGGACACCAGAAGCCCAGCCTGAACCCTTCAGTGAGGAGGTCAAGGGGTAAGAGTCCTTTGGCAACCCTGACCAGCTTCAGAGGAAAGATGGGAAGATGTCACGTCTGGGCTTCCCCAAAAGACAAGACCCACACCGACCATCCAACCGATGTCCACAGCAGACCGGCTCCCACTGTGCGCCCAGAGCCCCCGACCGCCTGAGCAGACAACCACGTGTTGACACTAATCAGAGGACGGCCGCTTGGGCAGGCCAAGGACTGCACTGGAAGGAATGGACGGTCTAtgtggagaagaaaataaaaccacaggATCTTTAGGATGGACAACATCAAGATCCAGGCCACTCTATAAAAGTTCAGAGAACAAAACACAGCTGTGAAATCAAAAACATAGGTCACACCACACGAAAACTGCCAATATTGACGGTTTTTGACCCACATAAAGAGCAGCTTCGTATGCTCAAACCTAAAGACAGCAGAAATGAAAAGCGCACTACAGATGAGCCTTGAGCAACAAGAGGTTTGCACCGTGTGGGTCCACTTTCATGCAGGTTTTTTCCAACGGTAAATACTACATACAGCGCTACACGATTCCAAGGTGGTAGAATCTGAGCTTCTGGAGGAAGTGCGGATACCAAGGGCCAACTATAAGCTATACGCAAACTTTTGAGTGTGCAGAGGGCTCGCACCCCTAGCCTTgcgttgttcaagagtcaactgtatgaATTATGTGATAAGTggaggaaaactagaaaatagagCAAAAAGACACAGAGGTGGGAAATAGGAGAAAAAGAGTAAAGGCACCAGAGGGCttagtaaagaaagaaaacagaagggaaggaaataaaataattcaagggGCTTTCCCAGAACTGGAGGACACACATTTCCAAATTGAGAGAGTGAAAGAATGTTTGCTTATGAATGTTCAAGGTGGTAGATTAAAGCAGACTCAAACCAAGACTCAAACTTCCTCATCAATACCTGCAGAAAACTTAGAGGCAACATGTCCCACAAGCTTCCAAAGAGAGATTACTCATTAAAGGATTAGGAATCAAATCATTTTGGATGTGTGCTCTGGAAGGCAGAAGACAGATGAGCAGTGCCTCCCACTTTATGAAACAACACAGTTCCCTAATATGGACTCTATAACCAGCTATCAATTAAACGTGAGCTATTATAAAACcaatttcagatgtacaaggTCTGGAAGACGTCCTCCACCAAGTAAGCAAATATATAAGCCAAGAAAGAAGATACAGGACCAAAGAAAGAGGGGCCCCTGCACAAGACAGAGACCAGGTAAGTCCCAGGACCGCAGCTGTGCCGCAGGCAGAAATGGCCAAGTTCAAatgggggcggggcaggaggcAAAGGAGTCCAGGAGGGTGGTTTCCTACAAAGACTGGTCGGGGACCTGATAGTTTGTGTGGGGAAAGGACAGTACTCAGGAGAGTACTGTTCAGAAACTAAGCAAACAAAAATGaagcaattattaactccagggaaaacaaaacaaaaaattgtgCAATGAAGGAAACATACTCATAATACACACTTTGGCTCAACAGAGAACAATACTGCCATGGCCGTAATCAGGTGAACAACAGTGACTCAACCACAAACTGGGAAGACGGAGGGAGAAAAGGGCGGAGTCAGAGAAGGTATGACGAGTAATCCTTGTGTTCAACATGGCAGAGTAACAGTGTctgaagaggaaaaaatgaaaaagaaacccaAGAAATAGCATTGTGGGCTTGCTGTCTGGAAAGATGGAGGAAGCACTGGAAGAGAGTGGAAGGTCACTGCCTCCAGGTGAGAATCAGGAGGGGAAAGGGCCACCTTGAGCACCCAACTAGCGTTTCTCTATAAAACCCAGCCTGAGTATCAAAAGCTGGACAACCAAGGCCTCACCGCGTCACCAGACCCGATCCTCCAACCACATGAAGCATCTGGACACGTGTTAAGTGTCACCCGTTTTGTGGCAGAAACTTAACTAGTTATACGACAGGAGGGGAGAACATTTTAACAAGAAAGGAATCTAGGAGGGACTGGGTCTGGAGTCTCTTCCTGTGCGTCACAGCTCTGAACACAAATGCAGAGATCTGCAGGTCGTGAGACAAAAGGAGGAGCGGAATGGATCATGGTGGGAAACAAAGTGCAAAAGACGATGTATACAAACACACCATGGACTGAGCTGCAGGGCATGAGGATTCCCACTGGGATCTCTGCCACACACACGTAGGAACTAAATTAGATAAATGAAGACAGTGCATTACTGCCCAGCCCTTCTCCACAGGGCACCCCCAGCATCAGTCCAAGACCCCGAGCTAAGCCTGGAGCCGGGTCCTCAGTGAAAACCACCTTGGAGTGGCTCCGttctctgcctccagggggtGCGGCCACCCGCCATCAAAGCTCCCCGTGGAGGAGGGAGGCTCCCTAGGCACCGAGGCGCAGCATGAGCACACACCACCCAGACCCCACTCCCGCTCAGCCGCAGCCCTGGTGACAGGAGGGTGCTTTTCGGGGATGAATGTGGGATGAAGAAAGGCCGACAGCTAAACAGCATGTGAATCTTGATGCAGCAAAACATCAGAGCAGATCATgtcaaaatgtaatttaaatgagGTGAAGGCATCGTGTGTTACTTGGAAATTTCTGGAGAaaacagtttttctctttttctgttttcagtctcATTCAAATCTTACACACCCAATCTGACCACCCTAAGTGATCAGCCCAGAAGTGGGTTAGCTGGACTGCGGGTGGGCAGCATGCGTGGCCTCTCTCTGCCCGCCTCCCCGTCGGCTGTGCCCCAAGTCCTCAGGAGCCAACGTCGGCCCATCCGTAAGTGGCGGGAGGGAGGGTCCCGCAGTGTGTGTGCAGACACAGAGCTTTAATAACGGCACCAGCTGTggggttttcttcttttcaacaaCAGGCCCCTGGACAGCAGTGTCAGGAGACAGACACGgaagtgacaacagtggcagaAACCAAGCCGCTCACTCCACTGGGCTGGCCACCTCACCTCCAGCTGCTCCCACATCGCCTGCTGCCAGCCACCAGCCTGCCCACACCACCCAAGGGAAGCTCTTCTAGCCCATACTTTGGGTCAAGAACCACTGCTACAGGCTCTCACTGCTACTAGCACTATTTTGGGGGCAGCAATTATTAAATACCTAGTAATGCTTGTTTAATGCACGTTTCCCCTCAAGACTAGGCTGTGTGTCTGTCTTGTTTGCTGGTATGTCACAGTACTTGACACTGTTAGCGACCCTGTTAGCAGGCACATGAGTATTTCCCAACAAATGTGAAATTCCCAGCCCATCCCACCAGGTCCTGGGCAGACTCTGATGGGTGCCCCCGACTGACCTGACAGGTTGATTTCGGTTAAGGAGTCTCGGGTGGTGGTGCCCACAGCGGTGAGCAGGTTGATGGACTGGTCAGTGACATGGTTACAGTAACTAAGGTGGAGCTTGGAGAGCAGGGGCATGTGGCGAATGATGAGCCGCAGGGAGGCGTCTGTGATGTCCAGGCCAGCCAGACGCAGCTCCACAATGTTCCGGAGCTTACTCCGATTGTCCATCTGACCTGAGGGCAGGAGGAGAAAGGCAAGATGTCACCCTGACATGACACCCTAAAAGGCCCACCAGCCAGACAGAACACCTCGGTTTCATTTAGCCATTAAGTGTTTCCCCCATAAGATCAGAACTGgttccaacatttaaaaatcaaaagattcCATATCACTTCCAGATTCTTTATAGTCAGAAGATCTAGAAACACAGAGCCTGAATTCCACCAGCAGTGCTCAGCCAACTGGGGCAGAGACAGCACAGCACCTCTGGGTCACCACGGTTTCCTCATTTAAGCAACTGGCGGGAAGCAGTGACCCCTGCAACCCAACTAAGGAGGTCTCTACCCTGTGAGGCCCTGTCTGCCCATGCTGACCCTGAAGGATAAATTAACAGAGAAGCAGTCACATGCACGTAGAGCTCCCAGAATGGCGTCCTGGGTGTGCAGAGGAAGCTCTGCCCTCTCACAGATCCCGTCTGTGCCCAAGGCTGCCGAGAACAGCCGCTGGGACTCAGCTCTGCATCCCCTGGAGAAGGGCTGAGGCCAGAGAAGCCTCAAGGATATGAGTGTCAGATGGGGTCTGTGGTGAAAACCAGACCCAACAGCACAGCTCGGTCACACCACCTCCATGTGACCCCCTTGGGCACACTCCCGGTCCGGCCACTCACCAGGCCTGTTATCCGTAGGCGGGGACAGGAGATCCCGCATCTGAGCATCCTTTAGTCCTTCCACCCACTGGACATCCAGGGTCCGGAGCAGCGGACAACTGGAGCTACAGAGGGCTGAGACTGCGATCCACGAGCAGCCCGACAGCACCAAGTCTCGGAGCCCTGGGGGGACAAGGGGGTGGGGCGGCAGGTCAGGTGACACACCCCAGCCCCCGTTACTGCACACTGGGGGTACCTGGCCCAGGGCTCACCAGGCAACCGGTTGATGAGCCAGCTCAGCTGTTTCTTGGAGATATTGGTCCAGCTGAGGTCCAGGGAGACAGGCTGTCGCCGGATGATGCCACTCAGCATCAGGGGTGTGATGGACTTGCAGTGGTTCAGGTCGATGCGGGTCCATAACCGCTTATCGCAGCACCTGGGGGCCAGGCCCAGTGAAGGGGGCAGCATCAGAGTTGGGGGCTCACTTGGGGAGCCCCTGTTGGCTGTGGTCAGTCCCCCACCTACCAAGCCCAAGGGGAGGCTCCTTAACTTCGCCCTCTGGACCTTGTTTCGTTTGTCTTGTTCATATCTGGGTGTCTCTGCTCTGAAGGCTACAGCACCCCCGCCCCAGGAAAGCACCAGCATCTGCTCTCCACAAAGCGTTTACCGGGGCTTTAGTACACCCTCCGCAGGCCACATCTCAAAACCACCTGCGAGGCAGGCACCACGCCTGTTCACAGATGAAGGTCAGAAAGCTGGGAACTATCAAAGCAGGGATGAAGATCAGTAACCAGCACACTCACTCTTAACCTGGGCTAACTTAACTTGAAGGACAAGGACTCCACCTGGTCCTTAGTTCACTTCCCAAGGAGCTAAAACAGGAAAGCAAATAGGGTTCACCTCTTCGACGACAGGACCACACTGACTGGACTGCTGAAGCTGCCCAGAACTCTTTGAGAAGGATACTTAAGCAGGACTGGGCTTAGAAAGCAGCATCACGAGTGACTCAAGTGGGGACACATGTGCCATCCCTGGTCTAGCCTAAGCCTTAGCCTGCGGTCCAACCCGGGGCCAGGCACCTGCTGCCTCCACCTCCCAGCTCAGCCAGCGCCCCCTCACCAGCGGTTCCAGGTCCTGCAGACCCGCATGCAGACACACAGGTCTTGGTGGCTGAGGTAGCTGAAGACGGCCATCCACACCTCCCTGTGCATGACGTGGGCCGCCCCATCATCCAGGGGCAGTGAGTCGGGCGGGGGGCTGATGGGGGGCGGCCGGATCACGTGTCGCTCCATCTGGATGCATTTGGGCGGGGACACAGAGGGAGGGGGCCGGGAGATGACCCTGGGCGGGCTGCGCAGGCCCGGCCCCAGCTGGTGCCGCAGCTCCCGGGGGGTGCCGTTGAGCCCCTTGCTGAAGCGGTGGGGGCGCTCGCAGAGGCCCAGGGGCCGCTTGGGCTCCTCATTCTCGCTCTCGGGCTCCGACTTGATGGGCTGGTGGTTCTCGTTGGCCAGGCTGCTCTCCGTCTTCTGGATCTCCTGGTTGAGCTCCTTGCTCAGCTCCTTGCTCAGCTCCTTGTTGGGGAGCCGCCGCTTCCGGCGCATCTTCACCTTCTTCTTCTCCTCGGGGCCCTCTGCCCCCTCGGTGCTGGGCCCCGCGGTGGGGGAGCTGGAGCGGGAGTGGTCGCTCTCCCGGGTCTTGGGGGGCGCCTCTGGCAGGTCGTCCTCTGGCTCCTGCTTGAACCGCCTGAGAGGCTTGTTGGCAAGAGCCATCCGGTCCTCAGCGTTCTTCCAGGACCgcctctgagggaggaggggagcacaGGTAGGTAAGCCCCTGGCCCAGGAATGGGCCCACTcaggcctccccaccctccaccccactgtCCCAGGAGTGGGCCTGGGGCGAGGAGGGAGATGGTACCTTTTTCCTGAAAAGCTTATCTTCTTTGCCAGGTTTTAGCTGTCACAGGAAAGAAAGGATACAGAGCTTGCTCCCAGGGTTCGTGGGGTTTGGTTCCCTCTACATCCAACCCCACCACGAGCCCACAGTCTCCAGAAGAGAGGCTGGGGGGGTCACCTTCCCAACAAATTCCACCTCTTCCATGCTGACAGACGGGTGggccctgcctgctggttttaAGGAAGAAGCTGGAAGTGGCGGAGGGTGGTTGACCTGTCCCCACCCAATGGACCTCCCACCCCTGGACAGACCCAGAGATGTGCAGTCGCCCACTCAGGCTAGACTGGGCTCTCTGGGAGCCAGTCCCCGGGGCTCGGTCTGCAGGATTCGCAAATGAGCCCTTAGTGGCTGGAGCTGGGAGAAGACAACCAGGCGCCACCTCGTGGCTGATGCTGGAAGGGCCGGTGGGCGGAGCGGGGCCGCCAGGATCCTCCGAGGTTCCCCAGATCAGCAGGGCTTCCCCGCGGCAGCTTCAGCTTCCCAGGCCCCACGTCAAAACCACGAACCAGCGCCCCGGGACTGAGGCCTGGGAAGCTACGGTGAACAGGTGCCTCGGAGGTCTGCGGCAATGGGTTCAAGAGCCAGTGGGGCAGGGGTAGGGGGGGTGGCCCAGGACTCATCAAGTCCTTGGGGGCCTCGGGAGGGCGGGGCGACGTGGGAGCACCTGCTGCTGGAAGTAAGTGAGACTGGATCTCCACCAGGGGCTGAGGCTGCTGCCTAGAGGGGGCCTCGGCGAGAGGTGAGAGGAAGAACCCGGGGACGTTTGAAGCGTCGAGGCCTAAAGAGGTGGGAAGAGGAATGACTCGCTggttttcccctcctttctcctggGCCGGGCTCAAGGGACTTAATGTGATCGGCTCAGGGCAGCCAGAGGCCAAGCTCCGGAGTTCTCCCAGgcgcctgcccccgcccccgcccccgccccctgcacCCGGGACCAGCCAGGCACCCCTCGCGGCCCACCGCTCCCAGTCCGTACTCGCTTGCGGCCACTCAGCTCCTGGGGCTTCTCATATTTCCGCTTCCTCCTCAGGTGCACATCGTCCGACTTTCGGCGCAGGATGCCATCAGGGGGCACCTTCTTGGGGTGCTCGTCTGACCTGCGCCGCGGGGCCTCCTCACACTCACTCCTCCGCTTGGCAGGCTCTTGTCCTTCCTTGTTGTCCCGGTTCATCTTCTGCTCCTTGAGCAGGGAGCCAGGCAGGTTGGAGGCGTACTTAAAGCCAGGGCCACGCTTTTGCTTGTAGGCCAAAAACAGAGAAGGAACACGCGAACTGTATATCTTTGGACTTGTCCCCGAGTCCGCAGGACCCCCCAAGCCGACATCGCCATTGCGCCATTGCAGGGACAGGCTGGGTTTGGCAAGGCCAAGGGGCACCCCGCCCCGAGCTGACCCCGGGGACTTGGAGCCCGGCACTCACTTTCCCGGTCTTGCCGGCGTGGTTACACTTTGGACACTCCCAGCAGTTGGGAAGCTCATCGTTGACCACGCCCTCTGACTCTTTAATCTGCAAGGGACACACACCAGTCAGCAAGCAGGGAGGGGGTGGACAAGGCCAGGCCTGCTGGGCGCATCAACACCCCCTCCCAAACGCCATTTCCACACTACCTTTGCCCAACAGAACACAAGGGAGATTAAGACAGGTGGCTCTGGATTCGGGTCAGGGTTCCAATCCTGATCTTGCCTCTTCCCAGCTCAGGGATCCCTGGCAAATCCCTCCGTGTCTATGGGCCAGCACCCTCCACCATAAAGTGGGGTGTGCCTGTCTCATTGGATTTATGTGGATTTATGTAAAGCAATTAGCTCAGGGCCTGGTACCCAGCAAGGATCCATAAACTACAGTCATTTAATAAGCACCGTACTGGGTGCCTGGTATCAGCGAGTCAAACATGCTGCCCCTGTCTTCCCGGAGCTTCTGAGCTGGGAGAGAGAGATGACTGGGgtcaagagaaaaatcacagaacCCCTTCTCAAAGTGgcaggtgtgtgtgtttgggggataGGGTAAGAGTCAAAACAACCCGCAGTCACCCCTGAGGGAAGGGGACAGACACCTCAGAGCCTCTGATCTCTCtaaacacagatacacacagggtAACACCTGGGCTGAAGGGAGGTGCCAGGGATGATGACCTTGTCTTAGGACAGAAGGTATGAGGTGTGTGCCAGCCCAGAGCAGTCTCTTCCTTTCAAAGGTGGAACCTGCTGCCTACGACGGGGGGGCCCAGCACGGCGGTCCCCAGGAAAAGGCAGTCCTTCCCGGGCACACCAAGGGAACAGGTTCCTGGCACACAGGACAGGAATGCAACCACCTGCTGCTACGGGATCCACCCTCCCCTGGTCCAGGTGCAAGACTCTGGGGACTCTCTGTGgttctgaggtcctgggaggtGGAGAGTGTGTTCGCTGCctcaaagacatgggtggaaggTCTGAGCGACTTCAGACCCTCCTGCCCTCTGCTCATCATCTGACACTCAGAATCCCCCTGACTCAGAGGTCCTCCAGGGAAGGAAGCTAGCCtcactccccccacctcccaacccctgccagcatcagcaccaccagaggccctGGGTGAGGCACCGAGCAGCACTCAGATGCCCTCAAGGCTGCTCACCTTAAGGCATCCAGGGTGGATGATTTCGTTGCAGATGGAGCACTCCATGAGCATGAGGTTAAacttcccttcttcctcttccactgtgtcctctttccccgCCTCGCCACACACTAGGCACACAGCGGTGTGGGGCAGCACTGGCTGAAGAGCCGGGGAGAACACAAAGGAGTCAGCATGGCCAGGACCCCATGGGGAACAGGTCAGAGGCTGTGAGCTGCTCTGCTGCCAGGAGCCGTGGGAGGGCCGGCCCGGGCACTGCCCATCAGCCATTCGTTCACTCAGATACTCTCCAGCTACTACTTCCGGGTGCCGGGTACCCCTCCAAGTGCCAGTGACATCAGTAAACACCACGCACGAATCTCTGCTATCTTGAGCTTACATTTTAGTGGGGAGGGAGACAAGATGAAGAGCAATAGGGCATGTTGGATGGTGACAagggaaatggagaaaaataaaggcgGGCCAGGCCAGCCGTGAGGTGGGGGAAAGGAGGGCTAATTTGAAAAGCAGAAGCCAGGGACAGCCTCACATCTGAGAGAAGACCTGAGAAAGGCAGTGGGGCATAAACTGAGCCCAGATCCGTAAGTCGATGCTGTGGCTGCATCTCTTTGGCAGCTATCAAACCACAGGCCAAGGACTCTGGGGTCCCCAAACCTTTCCAGGGAGATCAAACTATCTTCAGAATACTACGAAGACGTTATCTGCCTTTTTCACTGCATTGGCATTTGCACGGGTGGGTGAAACTATTGGCACCTGTCAGTGCAGGGGCTCCAAAGTGCCCTGGGAGTCAGTAGGCTATTCCTGGCCACACGCTCCTTAAAAAGATCATCAGTTTCACTTAAGAACGTTGTTGATAAAGCActaaaaattgtgaattttattaaaactttgaCCTTTGAGTACACATCCTTTTAATATTCTGCATGACAAAATAGGAAGCATGCATTAACTACCTCAGCTGTACACCAAAGGACAATGGCTATCTGAAGGAAAAGCACTCCTGTGACCGAGCTGTGAGCTGAACTGGCCACGTTTCCATAGAACATCATTTTACTTGGAAGAATGACTGATAATAAAAAACCATGGGTAATGGCACATTTTCTCAAAGATGAAACTAGTGAACCTGTTCCTTCCAGAAAAATAAAGCACTTGTTGTGGatgatgaaattcaaattttcaaccaaaaattagaattttggaaaacttataGTAGCCACCATGAACTAGACAGCTTCCCAATAGTTAAAGACTTTTCTGAGGGCACGCTGGTCATGGTGTTAACAAAggcgatttttttttaacattgtgtAATGTTATGTGCCCATATTTGGAAAATCTGTAGAACTCGGTTAGccagtattttccaaatgaccagtGTATGATGTTACAACAGTATGCATGAGCTACCGGAGGCACGAGAAAGAGTAATGAATTTTAATGTAGCAGTATGAAGAGTTCACTGATACAGTTTCAGATTCCACTTTGCAACTAACCTTCAAGCAACTGCCACCTGTTGAGTTCTGGTGGTGCATCCACaataatctgaaaaggctattaaaatactcCTCCCTTTCCCAGATGCGTATTTATGAGGCCAGATTTTCCTCATAAAGTTCCTCCAAAACAACATCACAACAGAATGAATATAGAAGCAAATGTGAAAATCCAGGTCTCTTCTGATGAACCAG encodes the following:
- the KDM2B gene encoding lysine-specific demethylase 2B isoform X3; its protein translation is MRQLLRPIDRQRYDENEDLSDVEEIVSVRGFSLEEKLRSQLYQGDFVHAMEGKDFNYEYVQREALRVPLIFREKDGLGIKMPDPDFTVRDVKLLVGSRRLVDVMDVNTQKGTEMSMSQFVRYYETPEAQRDKLYNVISLEFSHTKLEHLVKRPTVVDLVDWVDNMWPQHLKEKQTEATNAIAEMKYPKVKKYCLMSVKGCFTDFHIDFGGTSVWYHVFRGGKIFWLIPPTLHNLALYEEWVLSGKQSDIFLGDRVERCQRIELKQGYTFFIPSGWIHAVYTPVDSLVFGGNILHSFNVPMQLRIYEIEDRTRVQPKFRYPFYYEMCWYVLERYVYCVTQRSHLTQEYQRESMLIDAPRKPSIDGFSSDSWLEMEEESCEQQPQEEEKEEEEEEEEEGADKTPKSPTDGPASPTSTPSEDQEAPGKKPKAPAMRFLKRTLSNESEDSVKSTTMPADYPKTPTGSPATEVSAKWTHLTEFELKGLKALVEKLESLPENKKCVPEGIEDPQALLEGVKNVLKEHADDDPSLAITGVPVVTWPKKTPKNRAVGRPKGKLGPASAVKLAANRTTAGARRRRTRCRKCEACLRTECGECHFCKDMKKFGGPGRMKQSCIMRQCIAPVLPHTAVCLVCGEAGKEDTVEEEEGKFNLMLMECSICNEIIHPGCLKIKESEGVVNDELPNCWECPKCNHAGKTGKAYKQKRGPGFKYASNLPGSLLKEQKMNRDNKEGQEPAKRRSECEEAPRRRSDEHPKKVPPDGILRRKSDDVHLRRKRKYEKPQELSGRKRASTLQTSPGSSSHLSPRPPLGSSLSPWWRSSLTYFQQQLKPGKEDKLFRKKRRSWKNAEDRMALANKPLRRFKQEPEDDLPEAPPKTRESDHSRSSSPTAGPSTEGAEGPEEKKKVKMRRKRRLPNKELSKELSKELNQEIQKTESSLANENHQPIKSEPESENEEPKRPLGLCERPHRFSKGLNGTPRELRHQLGPGLRSPPRVISRPPPSVSPPKCIQMERHVIRPPPISPPPDSLPLDDGAAHVMHREVWMAVFSYLSHQDLCVCMRVCRTWNRWCCDKRLWTRIDLNHCKSITPLMLSGIIRRQPVSLDLSWTNISKKQLSWLINRLPGLRDLVLSGCSWIAVSALCSSSCPLLRTLDVQWVEGLKDAQMRDLLSPPTDNRPGQMDNRSKLRNIVELRLAGLDITDASLRLIIRHMPLLSKLHLSYCNHVTDQSINLLTAVGTTTRDSLTEINLSDCNKVTDQCLSFFKRCGNICHIDLRYCKQVTKEGCEQFIAEMSVSVQFGQVEEKLLQKLS